The sequence AGCTTCTATATANATTGGACTCTGCCCTTGTCGAAAATTGAGGCCCTTCCATCGCTAAATATGTTCCACCATTCACTGCTTCAACGCCCGCAGCCTTGGACGCTGAGAACAGTCTAGTCCGTAAACGCTTACACACCGGGTCGCCCAAACTGACATGACCCACAAGGCCCACATCAAAAAAGCTGTTGCGTCGACTAAAAGTACGATCGATGAATTGGTCAACCAATACAAATGTTCCTGGCGACAGTTCTTCTTTTAAGGACCCCACTGCACTCAAAGAAATAATCTGCNTACAACCTGCCATCTTCAAAGCGTATATATTGGCGCAAAAATTGATTTGATTAGGTGGNATTCGATGGCCCTTCCCGTGGCGCGGCAAAAATACAAGATCCTGCTGGCCCAGCTGCGCCAGAGTCACTTCGTCTGAGGCCTCACCAAAAGGCGTAGCAATCCGCTCACGACGAACATTCTGGAGACCCTCCAATTCGTCAATACCACTTCCGCCAATTACGCCTATTATTTCTCCATCTTTTGCGTCCATTGTGACTTCCTTGGTCATCATTGTTTCACAATCCCGGCAAACCCCTCAATCTTCTATACTTAAAAGCTCCACTTCGAATATCAGTGTGGAGTTAGGCGGTATTAATCCTCCTCCTACCTCTCGATCACCATAGCCCTGCTCAGGTGGAATGGTGAGCCTCCGAACCCCGCCCACTTGCATACCTACGAGGCCTCTGTCCCAGCCCTGAATAACCTGACCCGATCCCAACCGGAAGCTAAAAGGAGCCCCTCTNTCGCGTGAACTATCNAACTTTTTCCCGCTAGCTAACCAACCTGTGTAGTGGACGAAGATCGCGTCACCACTTTGTGCCGCCTGGCCCATACCAACAGTTATGTCC comes from Rhodospirillaceae bacterium and encodes:
- a CDS encoding peptidylprolyl isomerase, translated to MARLAXIFAVLLLGMSAPRAEYLEVEDITVGMGQAAQSGDAIFVHYTGWLASGKKXDSSRXRGAPFSFRLGSGQVIQGWDRGLVGMQVGGVRRLTIPPEQGYGDREVGGGLIPPNSTLIFEVELLSIED
- a CDS encoding S-methyl-5'-thioadenosine phosphorylase, with protein sequence MDAKDGEIIGVIGGSGIDELEGLQNVRRERIATPFGEASDEVTLAQLGQQDLVFLPRHGKGHRXPPNQINFCANIYALKMAGCXQIISLSAVGSLKEELSPGTFVLVDQFIDRTFSRRNSFFDVGLVGHVSLGDPVCKRLRTRLFSASKAAGVEAVNGGTYLAMEGPQFSTRAESNXYRSWGCDVIGMTNMPEAKLAREAEICYATVAMVTDYDCWHPEHEDVTVEAILQVLMSNSAKACALVQQAVPHTLEDRFPCPHGCRTALDDALVTSXDHRDKEQLSKLDFLLKRGRS